The following proteins are encoded in a genomic region of Nicotiana sylvestris chromosome 4, ASM39365v2, whole genome shotgun sequence:
- the LOC104231038 gene encoding chaperone protein dnaJ 15, with product MSGSKMEGSSAPAIRRDPYEVLCVTRDSSDQEIKSAYRKLALKYHPDKNANNPEASELFKEVAYSYSVLSDPEKRRQYDMAGFEALDAEGTDMEIDLSNLGTVNTMFAALFSKLGVPIKTTVSANVLEEALNGTVTIRPLPVGTSLSGKVEKQSAHFFGVTISSEQAEAGLVVRVTSAAQSKFKLLYFEQDANGGYGLALQEDSEKSGKVTSAGMYFLHFQVYRMDSTVNALAMAKDPEAAFFKKLEGLQPCEVSELKAGTHIFAVYGDNFFKPATYTIEALCAKSYEDTTLKLKDIEAQILRKRNELRQFEVEYRKALAHFQEVTNRYSQEKQSVDEMLKQRDSIHSSFTVGRSVANLSGNGSGHFSNGSSSKVLGEDYKADSPGEDGSSDSKDKSSKKRWFNLNLKGSDKKN from the exons ATGTCCGGTTCAAAAATGGAGGGGTCATCGGCTCCGGCGATAAGGCGAGACCCATATGAGGTATTGTGTGTGACAAGGGATTCATCTGATCAGGAGATTAAAAGTGCTTACAGAAAACTTGCTCTCAA GTATCATCCGGACAAGAATGCTAACAATCCTGAAGCTTCAGAATTATTCAAGGAGGTGGCATACTCATATAGTGTTCTATCTGATCCAGAAAAAAGGAGGCAATATGATATGGCAGGTTTTGAG GCTCTTGATGCTGAAGGAACGGATATGGAAATCGATTTATCCAATCTTGGAACTGTCAACACAATGTTTGCAGCATTGTTTAG CAAGTTGGGTGTTCCCATCAAAACAACGGTCTCTGCTAATGTCCTTGAAGAAGCTTTGAATGGAACTGTCACAATTCGCCCTCTTCCAGTTGGGACATCACTTAGCGGAAAG GTTGAAAAGCAAAGTGCCCATTTTTTTGGTGTAACGATTAGCAGTGAACAAGCGGAGGCAGGGCTTGTAGTTAGAGTTACTTCAGCAGCTCAAAGCAAATTTAAG CTGCTCTATTTTGAACAAGATGCAAATGGGGGTTATGGCCTGGCTTTGCAG GAAGATAGTGAGAAATCGGGTAAGGTGACGTCAGCAGGAATGTATTTCTTGCACTTTCAGGTGTATAGAATGGATTCAACTGTAAATGCG TTAGCGATGGCTAAGGACCCTGAAGCTGCTTTCTTTAAGAAGCTGGAGGGACTTCAACCTTGTGAGGTCTCAGAACTTAAAGCTGGCACTCACATATTCGCTGTttatg GAGATAATTTCTTCAAGCCTGCTACTTATACGATTGAGGCTCTCTGTGCCAAGTCATATGAGGATACTACTCTTAAGCTCAAGGATATTGAGGCTCagattttgaggaaaagaaaTGAGCTTCGGCAGTTTGAAGTAGAATATAGAAAG GCACTGGCACATTTCCAGGAAGTGACCAACAGATACAGCCAAGAGAAGCAGTCT GTcgatgagatgctgaaacaaagaGACAGCATCCACTCTTCTTTCACAGTTGGAAGGTCCGTTGCTAATTTAAGTGGCAACGGGAGTGGGCATTTCAGTAATGGAAGTAGCAGTAAGGTCCTTGGTGAAGATTATAAAGCGGATAGTCCAGGGGAAGATGGCAGTTCAGATTCCAAGGACAAGTCATCAAAGAAAAGATGGTTCAACCTTAACCTCAAAGGGTCTGATAAAAAGAACTGA
- the LOC104231040 gene encoding rust resistance kinase Lr10-like gives MASQMDIIVGNLTLFRCNNSLDINRGTNDHYFRDYKNYTECSGFSIYYKYPTTWREGYSDAPEGDIPNNCSLIQLPIKWRSQQLTQNSSLFDLLTANFTIQWSLSDDCSKCYNQGGRCLTDSNNNFLCSSNPKVKRKSKRILAAATASSIGGVVILVILLLYLQTKCSLNSMIFWKKKGEDYRNVKDFLKNCGSLAPRNYSYPEVKKMTEYFKNKLGQGGYGCVYKGKLHNGTLVAVKVLKESKGGGEEFINEVASISRTSHINIVSLVGFCFEGQNRALIYDFMPNGSLEKFIYDAKSGTNRQLGWQTLYNITLGIARGLEYLHRGCNTPILHFDIKPHNILLDEDFCPKISEFGLAKLCNKKESIVSLLGARGTIGYIAPEIVCKNIGGVSHKSDVYSYGMMVLEMVGGRKNVDVAVDRTSEIYFPHWIYRKIEQKEELGLTDIAKEEDNKLAEKMILVSLWCIQTVPASRPSISMVIEMLQGEVGSLQMPPKPFLYSPSRSDRDMSTSTTYTV, from the exons ATGGCTAGTCAAATGGACATAATAGTGGGCAATCTTACCTTGTTCAGATGCAACAACAGTCTAGACATCAATAGGGGCACGAATGATCACTATTTTCGTGACTATAAGAACTATACTGAATGTAGTGGCTTCAGCATTTACTACAAGTATCCGACAACATGGAGGGAAGGCTACTCGGATGCACCAGAGGGAGATATTCCTAATAACTGTTCACTGATTCAATTGCCAATCAAATGGAGGTCACAACAGTTAACTCAAAATAGTAGCTTGTTTGATCTCTTAACCGCGAATTTTACAATTCAGTGGAGCCTCTCTGATGATTGTAGTAAGTGTTACAATCAAGGAGGTCGATGTTTAACTGACAGCAACAACAATTTtctttgttcctccaatcccaaag TGAAGAGAAAGTCAAAACGAATTCTAGCTGCAG CCACAGCTTCTTCTATTGGTGGAGTCGTGATTCTGGTTATCCTACTCCTGTACTTACAAACAAAATGCTCCCTTAATTCCATGATTTTCTGGAAGAAAAAAGGAGAGGATTACAGAAATGTAAAGGACTTCCTTAAGAACTGTGGATCACTTGCTCCAAGAAATTACAGTTATCCTGAAGTCAAAAAGATGACCGAGTATTTCAAAAATAAACTTGGTCAAGGAGGCTATGGTTGTGTGTACAAGGGAAAGTTGCATAACGGTACTCTTGTGGCAGTCAAGGTTTTGAAGGAATCGAAGGGCGGGGGAGAAGAGTTTATCAACGAGGTGGCAAGTATCAGCAGGACTTCTCACATTAATATTGTATCACTTGTGGGATTTTGTTTTGAGGGTCAAAACAGAGCTCTAATCTATGATTTCATGCCCAATGGATCCCTTGAGAAGTTCATTTACGACGCAAAATCAGGGACGAATCGTCAACTAGGATGGCAAACATTATACAATATTACACTTGGCATTGCTAGAGGATTGGAGTATTTGCATCGCGGTTGCAATACTCCAATCCTGCACTTCGATATAAAGCCTCACAACATTCTTCTGGATGAAGACTTTTGtccaaaaatttctgaatttGGCCTTGCAAAACTATGTAACAAGAAGGAAAGCATTGTATCTTTATTGGGGGCAAGAGGGACTATTGGATACATCGCGCCAGAAATTGTGTGTAAAAACATTGGAGGAGTTTCTCACAAGTCAGATGTGTACAGCTACGGTATGATGGTCCTCGAGATGGTTGGAGGAAGGAAAAATGTTGATGTTGCTGTTGATCGTACAAGTGAAATATACTTTCCACACTGGATTTACAGAAAAATTGAACAAAAGGAAGAGCTTGGATTAACTGACATTGCGAAGGAGGAGGACAACAAACTTGCAGAAAAGATGATACTGGTAAGCCTGTGGTGTATCCAAACCGTTCCGGCCAGCCGACCATCGATCAGTATGGTTATAGAGATGTTACAAGGTGAAGTCGGATCATTGCAAATGCCTCCTAAGCCTTTTTTGTATTCTCCTTCAAGGTCAGACAGAGACATGTCTACTAGTACTACTTATACGGTTTAG